In Humulus lupulus chromosome 6, drHumLupu1.1, whole genome shotgun sequence, a single genomic region encodes these proteins:
- the LOC133781532 gene encoding receptor-like protein EIX2, translating into MLDLRPNLIPTYDDDFDWLPMGGEIGFSLVQLHYLEHLDLSYNDFTTIPKFIDAFTNLRYLNLSKNPLVGTIPPQLGNLTKLHVLDLTGSFSKLTTKSFKWLSHLSYLKIFRLRSTNFTQALDWFDSFKTTPSLSYLHLHDCQFPELDDSSFSPTKNSSNSITTLHVSGSTFGTSTISHLLNLSNNLIDLSLQLNFLIKGSSIPDSFENLRSLRRCYLFSNQFEGEVPKSMKNLCHLRELVMVRNSFTSTLLDILESLKHCNNNSLEILNLGLNKIEGYFPDFEKFPMSLKDLNVRENKLSGSLPIDISKMLHLRELDVSNNKLNGTLPKTIGKLSFLNILDISKNFFTGVVSEPLLGNLSKLHYLDLSSNSLTLELPFNWIPPFQLQYISLRSCMLGPHFPSWLQTQSNVSYLDLSSSGIISNTIPKWFFNLTFNLYYLDLSFNLINSTLPNIPLNSNNFPYVDLSSNKFHGHISPNSLFKASVLNLSNNTLTKFVHHFCTTLHNREMIILDLSNNHLWGSIPDCWFHLQHLQVLNLHSNRLSGVIPNSISSLHELETLHLRNNSLSGTLPSTLKNCTQLTFLDVGENKMEGTIPPWIGETLKFLVVLQLKSNNFYGTIPSNLCHLHFIQIFDISQNNIHGAIPSCINNFTSMVEILMPEEEFRSISVYYTFGRLFYGLYDNNAFVRWKGKEYEYENILGLLRVIDLSSNRLVGEIPKGLTNLVELVQLNLSRNNLSGVIPENIGNLSKLESLDLSHNNFYGSISMGLAKLSSLAYLDLSYNHFSGRIPTATQLQSFKDSSYFGNFGLCGPPLLTACPGDEGKIKDHFPENKNYVEHDQEMFDMSWFYIGLEVGFALGFIGVCGTLFLSSKWRIIAYFRCLNSFEDWLHLMIRIRISKLRRHLQS; encoded by the coding sequence ATGCTTGATCTTCGCCCTAATTTGATCCCTACTTATGACGACGATTTCGATTGGCTTCCTATGGGAGGTGAAATCGGTTTCTCTTTGGTTCAACTCCATTACTTGGAGCATTTGGATCTTAGTTACAATGATTTCACTACAATTCCAAAGTTTATCGACGCTTTCACAAATCTCAGATATCTCAACTTGTCAAAAAATCCTTTAGTTGGAACTATTCCTCCACAACTTGGAAATCTCACCAAGTTGCATGTTCTTGATCTTACTGGCTCTTTCAGCAAGTTGACTACTAAGAGTTTCAAATGGCTTTCTCATCTTTCTTATCTCAAAATCTTTAGATtgagaagtaccaattttacccaaGCTTTGGATTGGTTTGATTCCTTTAAAACAACTCCATCCTTGTCGTACTTACACCTACATGATTGTCAATTTCCTGAGTTGGATGATTCTTCTTTTTCTCCTACAAAAAACTCTTCAAATTCAATCACAACCCTTCATGTCTCTGGTAGCACGTTTGGAACTTCAACAATTTCACACTTGCTTAACTTGAGCAATAACCTTATTGATCTCTCTCTACAACTCAATTTCCTCATCAAAGGTAGTTCTATTCCAGATTCTTTTGAAAATCTAAGATCTCTAAGGCGTTGTTACTTGTTCTCTAATCAGTTTGAAGGAGAAGTACCAAAATCAATGAAGAATCTTTGCCATCTTCGAGAATTAGTCATGGTTCGCAATAGTTTCACTTCCACCCTTCTTGATATCTTAGAAAGCCTCAAACATTGTAATAACAATTCCTTAGAAATTCTAAATTTGGGTTTGAACAAAATTGAGGGATATTTTCCTGACTTTGAAAAATTTCCCATGTCTCTTAAAGACTTAAATGTCAGAGAAAACAAACTAAGTGGATCATTGCCTATTGATATTTCAAAGATGTTACACTTAAGAGAGCTTGATGTGTCAAACAATAAGTTAAATGGTACTTTACCAAAAACTATTGGCAAGCTCTCTTTTCTTAACATTTTGGATATATCCAAGAATTTTTTCACAGGAGTTGTCTCTGAACCACTTCTTGGGAACCTCTCCAAGTTGCACTATCTTGACTTGTCTTCCAACTCTTTAACTTTGGAATTGCCATTCAACTGGATTCccccttttcaactccaatatataaGTTTGAGATCATGCATGTTAGGTCCTCATTTTCCTTCTTGGCTCCAAACACAATCAAATGTTTCATATCTTGATTTATCTAGTTCTGGGATAATATCTAATACCATTCCCAAATGGTTTTTCAATCTAACTTTCAATTTATATTATTTGGATCTGTCTTTCAACCTTATCAATAGTACCTTGCCAAACATTCCACTAAACTCCAACAATTTTCCTTATGTTGATTTAAGCTCTAACAAGTTTCATGGTCATATCTCACCTAATTCTCTTTTCAAAGCAAGTGTGTTGAATCTTTCCAATAATACCCTCACAAAATTTGTGCATCACTTTTGCACTACTCTACATAATAGGGAAATGATAATTCTTGACCTTTCCAATAATCATTTATGGGGAAGCATTCCTGATTGTTGGTTTCACCTACAACATTTGCAAGTTCTTAATTTGCACAGTAATAGATTGTCAGGAGTGATCCCAAACTCAATTTCTTCTCTACATGAACTTGAAACATTGCATTTGAGGAATAATAGCTTGTCAGGAACTTTACCATCAACCTTGAAGAATTGCACCCAATTGACTTTTCTAGATGTTGGAGAGAATAAAATGGAAGGAACTATACCACCATGGATTGGAGAAACACTGAAGTTTTTGGTTGTCCTTCAACTAAAATCTAATAACTTCTATGGAACAATACCATCAAATCTGTGTCATCTTCATTTTATTCAAATATTTgacatttctcaaaataatataCATGGAGCTATCCCATCTTGCATCAACAATTTCACATCAATGGTTGAGATTCTAATGCCTGAAGAGGAATTTAGATCAATTTCAGTATACTATACTTTTGGTCGATTATTTTATGGATTATATGACAATAATGCATTTGTTAGATGGAAAGGAAAAGAATATGAGTATGAAAATATTTTGGGATTACTGAGAGTCATTGATCTTTCGAGCAATAGATTAGTTGGAGAGATTCCCAAAGGATTGACAAATCTTGTGGAACTAGTTCAATTGAACTTGTCAAGGAATAATTTGAGTGGAGTCATTCCTGAGAATATTGGGAACTTGAGTAAGCTAGAATCACTAGATTTGTCCCATAACAATTTTTATGGTAGCATTTCTATGGGATTGGCCAAACTCTCCTCTCTGGCATATTTGGACCTCTCATATAATCACTTTTCTGGAAGAATCCCTACTGCCACTCAATTGCAAAGCTTCAAAGATTCTtcttattttgggaattttggactATGTGGACCTCCACTTTTGACTGCATGTCCTGGAGATGAGGGAAAAATCAAAGATCATTTTccagaaaataaaaattatgttgAACATGATCAAGAAATGTTTGACATGTCATGGTTTTATATCGGACTAGAAGTTGGATTTGCTCTTGGTTTTATTGGAGTTTGTGGAACTTTGTTCTTAAGCTCTAAGTGGAGAATTATTGCCTATTTTCGGTGCTTAAATAGCTTTGAAGATTGGCTTCACCTTATGATTCGCATTAGAATATCTAAATTAAGAAGACACCTTCAAAGCTAG